In Aquiflexum balticum DSM 16537, a single genomic region encodes these proteins:
- a CDS encoding polysaccharide deacetylase family protein produces the protein MHTLLLNFNHSQVISMVFVQMLFSINLFGQVSFQYGGIVRGDSREKSISLVFTGHEFAEGGEDILNTLNQFDVKASFFLTGDFYRNPDFETLIYRMKNEGHYLGAHSDKHLLYCTWEDRNELLVDKEIFINDLKENYNEMKGFGISIEDAPYFLPPYEWYNDSISQWSESFGLKLVNFTSGTRSHADYTDPTMSNYISSKEILDSIKSYEANSPSGLNGFLLLMHIGAGDKRKDKFYALLPDLLEWLGEKGYSIEPLKELLGE, from the coding sequence ATGCACACATTACTATTGAATTTCAATCATTCGCAAGTTATATCTATGGTTTTTGTTCAGATGTTGTTTTCCATTAATCTTTTTGGTCAGGTCAGTTTTCAATATGGAGGTATAGTGAGGGGAGATTCACGGGAAAAGTCAATAAGTCTGGTTTTTACTGGTCACGAATTTGCGGAAGGTGGAGAGGATATTTTGAATACACTGAATCAGTTTGATGTCAAAGCCTCATTTTTTCTGACAGGTGATTTCTACAGAAACCCTGATTTTGAAACATTGATTTACAGAATGAAAAATGAAGGACATTACTTGGGAGCCCATTCAGACAAGCATCTTTTGTATTGCACCTGGGAAGATAGAAATGAGCTTTTGGTAGATAAAGAAATATTTATAAATGATCTAAAAGAAAACTATAATGAAATGAAAGGCTTTGGGATAAGTATTGAGGATGCACCATACTTTTTACCTCCTTACGAGTGGTATAACGACAGCATTAGCCAATGGTCAGAGAGCTTTGGTTTGAAATTGGTCAATTTCACAAGTGGAACACGAAGCCATGCGGATTATACTGATCCAACGATGAGCAATTACATTTCTTCCAAGGAGATCTTGGATAGCATAAAATCTTATGAGGCAAATTCACCTAGCGGACTCAATGGCTTTTTATTGTTGATGCATATTGGAGCAGGGGACAAGAGGAAGGATAAATTTTATGCATTGTTACCTGATTTGTTGGAATGGCTGGGAGAAAAAGGATATTCTATTGAGCCTTTGAAAGAATTATTGGGTGAATGA
- a CDS encoding arylsulfatase produces MRRFNLLFLLFSGMILVGQAQTQKKPNILVIWGDDIGTWNISHNNRGMMGYKTPNIDRIAKDGIGFTDYYAQQSCTAGRAAFIGGTVPVRTGMTKVGMPGAKEGWQKTDITIATVMKNLGYATGQFGKNHQGDRDEHLPTMHGFNEFFGNLYHLNAEEEPENEDYPSDMVLANGKTFKETYGPRGVIHSWADGKGGQRLEDTGPLTKKRMETIDDESIAATKAFIKKQVAAGKPFFTWWNGTRMHFRTHVKEEHKGISGQDEYGDGMVEHDLHVGELLDLLDELGIADNTVVLYSTDNGPHYNTWPDAGTTPFHGEKNSSWEGAFRVPAFIKWPGKFVGGTTLNGIVSHEDWLPTFAAIGGDPNVVDKIKKGVTMNGKTFKNHIDGVNQLDYLTGKVKESPRAGFIYVNDAGEIAALRYGDWKAMFLENRADKLQIWLEPFVELRAPYLINLRRDPFEKAIEGSNTYYDWYIDRAYILIAIQGYAFNFLSTFKDYPPSQTAGDWSLGKVQKQIEEMTNKSN; encoded by the coding sequence ATGAGAAGATTTAATTTGCTTTTTTTATTGTTTTCAGGAATGATCTTAGTAGGTCAGGCCCAAACCCAAAAAAAGCCCAATATCCTGGTGATATGGGGGGATGATATCGGAACCTGGAACATCAGCCACAACAACCGGGGAATGATGGGGTACAAAACACCCAATATTGACCGCATTGCAAAAGATGGTATTGGGTTTACAGATTATTATGCCCAACAAAGCTGTACCGCTGGTAGAGCAGCATTCATTGGTGGAACTGTGCCAGTAAGAACTGGAATGACCAAAGTCGGAATGCCAGGTGCCAAAGAAGGCTGGCAAAAGACTGACATCACTATTGCCACAGTGATGAAAAACCTTGGCTATGCAACAGGTCAATTTGGAAAAAACCACCAAGGGGACCGGGACGAACACCTACCCACAATGCATGGATTTAATGAGTTTTTTGGAAACCTCTACCACCTCAATGCAGAAGAGGAGCCTGAAAATGAAGATTATCCCTCTGATATGGTTTTAGCGAATGGAAAAACTTTTAAAGAAACTTATGGCCCTAGAGGCGTTATCCATTCATGGGCAGATGGAAAAGGTGGTCAAAGACTTGAAGATACAGGGCCTCTTACCAAGAAAAGGATGGAGACCATTGATGACGAGTCAATTGCAGCTACCAAAGCATTTATCAAAAAGCAGGTTGCAGCAGGAAAACCCTTTTTCACCTGGTGGAATGGAACTAGAATGCATTTCAGGACCCATGTTAAAGAAGAGCATAAGGGAATCAGCGGACAGGATGAATATGGGGATGGAATGGTTGAACATGACCTTCATGTAGGTGAATTGTTAGATCTCTTGGATGAGTTGGGAATAGCTGATAATACCGTGGTCTTGTATTCTACAGACAATGGACCGCATTACAACACCTGGCCTGATGCTGGAACAACACCATTTCATGGTGAAAAAAACAGTAGCTGGGAAGGTGCTTTCAGAGTGCCTGCATTTATTAAATGGCCGGGCAAATTCGTGGGCGGTACTACTCTGAACGGTATTGTTTCCCATGAAGATTGGTTACCTACTTTTGCAGCCATAGGTGGAGATCCTAATGTGGTTGATAAAATTAAAAAAGGAGTCACAATGAATGGCAAAACTTTCAAAAATCACATAGATGGCGTCAATCAACTGGACTATCTGACAGGAAAGGTCAAGGAATCTCCCAGAGCTGGATTTATTTATGTAAATGATGCCGGTGAAATTGCAGCTTTGAGATATGGGGACTGGAAAGCTATGTTTTTGGAAAATAGAGCAGATAAATTACAAATATGGTTGGAGCCTTTTGTGGAACTTAGAGCTCCTTATTTAATCAATCTTCGAAGAGATCCTTTTGAAAAGGCAATTGAAGGCTCCAATACTTATTATGATTGGTATATAGACCGTGCATATATTCTTATTGCCATTCAGGGCTACGCATTTAATTTCCTTTCAACCTTTAAAGATTATCCTCCAAGTCAAACTGCAGGAGACTGGAGTTTGGGAAAAGTCCAGAAACAGATTGAAGAAATGACAAATAAAAGTAATTAA